The sequence below is a genomic window from Acetivibrio clariflavus DSM 19732.
TGGAAGGTTGCATAGTTATAGCAATTTTGTTGCCGCTGGCTTTAATTGTTTCGTTTTATATTGACTTATATTTTGGCATGGTTGTTTTGGCATATTTTATAAACAATATGCTTTATTCCTTTATGGTAAAGCACATGGTAATTCTTGATGTAATGAGTATTGCTTTTGGCTTTTTGCTTAGAGTTATTGGCGGTGCTATTATTATAAGGGTATATATTTCACCCTGGATTCTATTGTGTACATTGCTACTTGCTTTGTTCCTGGGATTTAGCAAGAGGAGGAATGAACTTGTTGTTCTTGAGAAAGATGCAGAAAATCACAGGAAAATATTAGAAGAATATTCCCTTGAGTTTATTGATAATATGTTATCAATTGTCACAGCTTCGACGGTTATGGCATATTCGCTATATACATTTTCCACTAATAGCGAAAACTATAATATGATGCTCACTATACCTTTTGTTTTGTTTGGTAT
It includes:
- a CDS encoding decaprenyl-phosphate phosphoribosyltransferase; translation: MDNCSRNTKDIGIVEKIKAYIKLLRPKQWVKNLFVVAPLVFAKHIFDYDYVVRVIAAFILFCLMSSGVYVLNDIIDCEKDKLHPKKKKRPIASGIIRKMEGCIVIAILLPLALIVSFYIDLYFGMVVLAYFINNMLYSFMVKHMVILDVMSIAFGFLLRVIGGAIIIRVYISPWILLCTLLLALFLGFSKRRNELVVLEKDAENHRKILEEYSLEFIDNMLSIVTASTVMAYSLYTFSTNSENYNMMLTIPFVLFGIFRYQYIIYKKNEGGSPEETVLSDIPLIVSIVLWGIVSVAILYF